In one Lachnospiraceae bacterium GAM79 genomic region, the following are encoded:
- a CDS encoding Ig-like domain-containing protein has translation MKKNKYLHRLIALVMTAVMLLSLVAIDNRFGIAAKDEFSKEVIDLEDYIPKKVKYKEAKDGSVKIDSVKEIEITVPLESAVTFKGDYLMEALDADDANEDQKVATSCDADEKDAPKKASKIKKVKVETVDDEYRFAVYKTTKEEGIYDFAGIVAVYSDEGNDPVPAVPVPTIQASVTESDELIAKTGYYYAKPGSSVNIKLAIADGTDDTYIRQESEDPADITKVAYTVDGGAETIIDADDDGNYALTVNEAGTYEFTVTNRGGESGVSAVKILYPTTVQITDVTASENTTVKKVGDKIQELLNKVDASIKVTVSAKETVDGSLMPLTLKYRLANGAVWGEWQKADMTEDVDAGCYKASVSIPKSSATGEDYKVAISVCDSDYTEVSTYTFDENGAIVFIDDDEPDFVSGVVNTYQGTSVSASTSLGSYSYNSDRWYSRLAVKNVKTEENHSPIDFVVATFDGAPFDRNIEVSANGNKYTYTYTDWDSDTVDLEDGVHTISYAVTNRMELDSIKNVTFNLDATKPVVTVTSAVKNAAVAQDEKYVVSGATGETLTVTATDPGNDVGTGSGVASTKVTVNGSEKALAADNTLTLADAGVYDVVVTVTDKAGNEAAQKFTVIVNNETLTDEITANADGTPLDLSDLVYTGGNNVTVTYKVTGLDLDQNDVISNVVRRDSDVTGTTGEQITPTIAKNSSGINTTLTLIYTLQKEGVYSFNIKTKHHYIDLESDANTTEKSCTIAYDKSAPSVTTMEFVDYEAGIDNVYYYSKTTVPKIKIAAKDSIAIRSYKITDQNGQEIVSENLSTDPKKELEQTFELTAGIQENQPYTITFYIDDMAGNGISKNVSDEGIPYQFEIDSISPDRVAIADMADDGSLNLKSYWNGSAVTVSASAEDNHFITSFNAEAICDGKAVAEQEQQVTASKNASAAFTYSEAGTYEVTVYAYDEVGNVNTATCHFVIDGKPADISFTGIPDNGIYRNDSKHPITINVKDDYGISADKVKITEYYETYDGTKGQLTVLSENTDIKTTKATVNSCEVIDGKPMKYYFNVETTDNSGNVSSTTSKTFYYDDMNPEISVTPDIVSEEKDYYYNDKVTFKANVKEQFALGTVVYLLNTEDYDLATKASDYKKKAIKTYTLDDLCEKTFEFSASKAGFYDWTVVAVDGAGNEDAVTEMQFTIDKERPEAEIDGVPEDGLSTGTEVAITITDNEALDKDDFTVIQHYKYYNGTKYKKKTVKVKQTSANELTATANCDEMDGKACSYYFTVVGKDKAGNEVIYDQNASKFKVDGTAPEITITPYPDENDGYYNKGVRFKINVKEQFEKKHKITVSDKNKSVNGDADDVFVLNGTDGTFEVKRNAEGIYNLKIKAEDAFGNLAEDKVSFIVDKSAPTIGIATVSKLNNGNVALNVNIADNYKGKEYIVHVIRKDASGAVVYNKDYRKEIWKTTTANPDLVFTDEGDYEISVSAEDKAGNKKIAENVTFRIDKTAPVLSITGVADSQTTDCTATLSVNEAFPFSYDGSSLGSTDVTATITKKTDGAGTTNIATLNTGNFSSGNPHTATYSFTEDGEYTITFNAKDMVGNTAAAVTKTFKVDKNAPELFVTAVNSKKSNISEYQIVGGASDDSKDYVDMNLEVKETFFATNKVSITVHKDGKDVSSGYFKNFSSSSEVSRGSQRFEDDGVYTVEISAQDAIGNKAKDYSMAFTVDNTPPSVENTEKMEGFAARRNENGDLLLNSKDFSDIKDKGYDAFWTVNDTSVFTASVKLDGIDFVDFSDLTDGYHTMMIEVTDEVGHKTTNTFDFTYDGTAPRIIISGVDDKSVVRNPFTMSIGLEDPDDTITEIVINGKTIDPTLYKDTNSYDFQVSDYGKYEVKVTAADAAGNVSSTFDAETGEVFSFQLRQKLSPVVIILIILAVLILAGIIIWIILRKRKKAQQ, from the coding sequence ATGAAAAAGAATAAGTATTTGCATCGATTGATCGCGTTGGTCATGACGGCTGTTATGCTGTTGTCACTGGTGGCGATAGATAACAGATTTGGAATAGCGGCGAAAGATGAGTTCTCAAAAGAGGTCATTGATCTGGAAGATTATATTCCAAAGAAAGTAAAGTATAAAGAAGCAAAAGACGGAAGCGTTAAGATTGACAGTGTTAAGGAGATTGAGATTACGGTTCCGTTAGAGTCGGCAGTTACATTTAAGGGCGACTATCTGATGGAAGCACTCGATGCTGACGATGCTAATGAGGATCAGAAGGTAGCAACTTCCTGTGATGCAGATGAGAAGGATGCACCAAAGAAAGCGTCCAAGATCAAAAAAGTAAAGGTTGAAACGGTGGATGATGAGTACCGGTTCGCTGTATATAAGACAACGAAGGAAGAGGGCATATATGACTTTGCCGGTATCGTTGCCGTATATAGTGACGAAGGTAATGATCCGGTTCCGGCAGTACCGGTTCCGACGATTCAGGCGTCTGTAACAGAGAGCGATGAGCTGATCGCTAAAACAGGTTATTATTATGCAAAACCGGGATCATCTGTCAATATTAAGCTGGCGATTGCTGATGGTACAGATGATACATATATCCGTCAGGAATCAGAAGACCCTGCTGATATCACAAAGGTAGCTTATACTGTGGATGGTGGTGCAGAGACGATCATAGATGCAGATGACGATGGTAATTATGCATTAACAGTTAATGAAGCCGGAACTTATGAATTCACGGTTACAAACCGCGGCGGAGAGTCTGGTGTATCGGCTGTAAAGATCCTTTATCCAACGACAGTTCAGATTACAGATGTAACAGCAAGTGAGAATACAACGGTAAAGAAGGTTGGAGACAAGATTCAGGAACTTCTGAATAAGGTAGATGCTTCGATCAAAGTAACTGTCTCTGCAAAGGAGACAGTAGATGGAAGCCTTATGCCGCTGACCCTGAAATACAGACTGGCAAATGGTGCTGTATGGGGAGAATGGCAGAAAGCAGATATGACAGAGGATGTAGATGCAGGCTGCTATAAAGCAAGTGTATCGATTCCGAAGTCTTCAGCAACCGGAGAAGATTATAAAGTTGCGATCAGTGTATGCGATTCAGACTATACAGAAGTCTCTACATATACATTTGACGAAAACGGTGCGATCGTATTTATCGATGATGATGAACCGGATTTCGTAAGTGGTGTTGTAAACACATATCAGGGAACATCAGTATCCGCATCTACAAGCCTTGGTTCATACAGCTATAATTCTGATAGATGGTATAGCAGACTTGCAGTTAAGAATGTAAAGACAGAAGAAAATCATTCACCGATTGACTTTGTTGTAGCAACATTTGATGGCGCACCGTTTGATAGGAATATAGAAGTATCCGCAAATGGAAATAAATATACTTATACATATACAGATTGGGATAGTGATACAGTAGATTTGGAAGATGGTGTACATACAATCTCTTATGCAGTAACGAATCGTATGGAACTGGACAGCATCAAAAATGTCACATTTAATCTGGATGCAACAAAGCCTGTAGTAACAGTAACGAGTGCAGTTAAGAATGCAGCTGTAGCACAGGATGAGAAATATGTAGTAAGCGGGGCAACAGGAGAGACATTGACTGTTACAGCTACAGATCCGGGAAACGATGTCGGAACAGGAAGTGGCGTAGCAAGTACAAAGGTTACAGTAAACGGAAGTGAGAAAGCATTAGCGGCAGACAACACTCTGACACTTGCAGATGCAGGCGTATATGATGTCGTTGTGACTGTCACAGATAAAGCCGGAAATGAAGCTGCACAGAAGTTTACGGTTATCGTAAATAATGAAACACTTACGGACGAAATTACGGCAAATGCGGATGGTACACCGTTAGATCTCTCCGATCTTGTATATACAGGTGGCAATAATGTTACAGTAACATACAAGGTTACAGGACTTGATCTTGATCAGAACGATGTGATCAGTAATGTGGTAAGAAGGGATTCGGATGTAACAGGTACTACAGGTGAACAGATCACACCGACGATTGCGAAGAATAGTTCCGGTATAAATACAACCCTTACTCTTATTTATACATTACAAAAAGAAGGAGTCTATTCTTTCAATATCAAGACAAAGCATCATTATATAGATCTTGAGAGTGATGCAAATACAACAGAAAAGAGCTGTACGATCGCGTACGATAAGAGTGCTCCATCTGTTACAACGATGGAATTTGTAGACTATGAAGCCGGTATCGATAATGTATATTATTATTCAAAAACTACAGTTCCTAAGATCAAGATAGCTGCAAAGGACAGCATTGCAATCAGGAGTTATAAGATTACAGATCAGAACGGACAGGAGATCGTGTCTGAAAACTTATCGACGGATCCGAAAAAAGAGTTAGAGCAGACGTTTGAATTGACAGCAGGTATTCAGGAGAATCAGCCATATACGATCACATTCTATATCGATGATATGGCTGGAAACGGTATATCAAAGAATGTTTCTGATGAAGGTATTCCATATCAGTTTGAGATCGACAGCATTAGCCCTGATCGCGTTGCGATCGCCGATATGGCAGATGACGGAAGTCTGAATCTTAAGAGCTACTGGAATGGTTCGGCGGTTACGGTAAGTGCATCAGCGGAGGATAACCATTTCATTACATCATTTAACGCGGAAGCAATCTGCGATGGAAAGGCAGTTGCTGAGCAGGAACAGCAGGTAACAGCAAGTAAGAATGCATCTGCAGCATTTACATATAGTGAAGCCGGCACGTATGAAGTGACAGTATACGCATATGATGAAGTCGGAAATGTGAATACAGCGACCTGTCATTTTGTGATCGACGGAAAGCCTGCAGATATCAGCTTTACCGGTATTCCTGACAATGGAATATACAGAAATGATTCAAAACATCCGATCACGATCAATGTAAAAGATGATTATGGAATCAGCGCTGATAAGGTAAAGATTACTGAATACTATGAAACTTATGACGGTACAAAGGGACAGCTAACTGTTCTTTCGGAAAATACAGATATTAAGACAACAAAGGCAACTGTTAATTCCTGTGAGGTTATTGACGGTAAGCCGATGAAATATTATTTCAATGTGGAAACAACTGATAATTCAGGGAATGTTTCAAGCACAACAAGTAAGACCTTCTATTACGATGATATGAATCCGGAGATATCAGTAACACCGGATATCGTATCAGAGGAAAAAGATTATTATTACAATGATAAGGTTACATTTAAAGCAAATGTAAAAGAGCAATTTGCACTTGGAACGGTTGTATATCTTCTGAATACAGAAGACTATGATCTTGCAACAAAGGCTTCTGATTATAAGAAGAAAGCGATCAAGACATATACACTTGACGATCTGTGTGAGAAGACATTTGAATTCTCTGCAAGCAAGGCAGGCTTCTATGACTGGACTGTCGTTGCAGTAGACGGAGCAGGCAATGAAGATGCCGTAACCGAGATGCAGTTCACGATCGACAAGGAAAGACCGGAGGCAGAGATTGATGGTGTGCCGGAAGATGGTTTGTCGACAGGTACAGAGGTTGCGATCACAATTACAGATAATGAGGCACTTGATAAGGATGACTTCACTGTTATTCAGCATTATAAATACTACAATGGCACAAAGTATAAGAAGAAAACCGTTAAAGTAAAGCAGACCAGTGCAAATGAGCTGACGGCAACCGCTAATTGTGATGAGATGGATGGCAAGGCATGTTCATATTATTTCACAGTGGTCGGAAAAGATAAGGCCGGAAATGAAGTGATCTATGATCAGAATGCATCCAAATTCAAAGTGGATGGAACAGCACCGGAGATTACGATCACACCTTATCCGGATGAGAATGACGGATATTATAACAAGGGCGTAAGATTCAAGATCAATGTAAAAGAGCAGTTTGAAAAGAAGCATAAGATAACAGTTTCTGATAAGAATAAATCTGTGAACGGAGATGCGGATGATGTATTTGTCTTAAATGGTACAGATGGTACATTCGAGGTTAAGAGAAATGCAGAAGGCATCTATAACCTGAAGATTAAAGCAGAGGATGCATTCGGAAACCTTGCGGAAGATAAGGTTAGCTTCATTGTTGATAAGTCGGCTCCGACGATCGGTATAGCGACCGTAAGCAAGCTGAACAATGGGAATGTAGCCTTAAATGTAAATATTGCAGATAATTATAAAGGAAAAGAATACATCGTACATGTGATAAGGAAGGATGCTTCCGGAGCAGTTGTATATAATAAGGATTACAGAAAAGAAATCTGGAAGACAACTACCGCAAATCCGGATCTTGTATTTACCGATGAAGGTGATTATGAGATTTCCGTATCTGCAGAGGATAAAGCCGGAAATAAGAAGATTGCAGAAAATGTAACCTTCCGAATCGATAAGACCGCACCGGTTCTGTCAATTACAGGTGTTGCGGATTCTCAGACAACGGATTGTACAGCGACTCTTTCCGTAAATGAGGCATTCCCATTTTCTTATGATGGTTCGTCACTTGGCAGTACAGATGTTACGGCAACTATCACAAAGAAGACAGACGGAGCAGGAACAACAAATATAGCTACACTGAATACAGGCAATTTCTCAAGTGGTAATCCACATACAGCTACATATTCCTTTACAGAAGATGGTGAATATACGATCACATTTAATGCAAAGGATATGGTTGGCAATACAGCGGCTGCCGTAACGAAGACATTCAAGGTAGATAAGAATGCGCCTGAGTTATTTGTAACGGCAGTAAACAGCAAGAAGTCAAATATAAGCGAATACCAGATCGTCGGTGGTGCTTCTGATGATTCAAAAGACTATGTAGATATGAATCTGGAAGTAAAGGAGACATTCTTTGCTACAAATAAAGTATCGATCACCGTTCATAAGGATGGTAAAGATGTATCATCCGGCTACTTTAAGAACTTCAGCAGCAGTTCTGAGGTCAGCAGAGGCAGCCAGCGGTTTGAAGATGATGGTGTCTATACAGTTGAGATCTCAGCACAGGATGCGATTGGTAATAAGGCAAAGGATTACAGTATGGCGTTCACGGTAGATAATACCCCGCCATCGGTTGAGAATACAGAGAAGATGGAAGGCTTTGCAGCCCGTAGAAATGAGAATGGAGATCTGTTGCTGAACAGCAAAGATTTCTCGGATATCAAGGATAAAGGCTATGATGCATTCTGGACTGTAAATGATACTTCTGTATTTACAGCAAGTGTTAAGCTGGATGGAATCGACTTCGTTGATTTCTCCGATCTGACAGACGGATATCATACGATGATGATTGAAGTAACAGATGAGGTCGGACATAAGACTACGAATACATTTGATTTCACCTATGACGGAACTGCACCTCGAATCATTATAAGTGGTGTGGACGATAAGAGCGTTGTAAGAAATCCATTTACAATGTCGATCGGACTGGAAGACCCGGATGATACGATCACGGAGATTGTGATCAATGGCAAGACTATTGATCCAACGTTGTATAAGGATACAAATTCATATGACTTCCAGGTATCTGATTATGGAAAATATGAAGTGAAGGTAACAGCAGCAGATGCGGCCGGTAACGTATCATCAACTTTTGATGCTGAGACGGGAGAAGTATTCTCCTTCCAGCTAAGACAGAAGCTTTCACCGGTTGTTATCATTCTGATCATTCTTGCAGTTCTTATTCTTGCAGGAATCATAATCTGGATCATACTCAGAAAGCGCAAGAAAGCACAGCAGTAA